gtgcagggtttaccactatctgggtggttattgatcgattttcgaagatggcacactttattcctctatctggactgcccacggccagtcgtttggcagatatcttcatcaaagagatattcagattacatggttgcccgaaggagatcatttcggaccgtggagtccaattcacatcccatttctggagaaccttttgtaagagattgaacatagaattgaaattctcttcgggatatcatccgcaaaccaacggacagacggagcgaatcaatcaagatctcgagacattcctccgctgttttacctccgacaaccagaataaatggtctcaattccttccttgggcggagttctcccataatcaacacattcatgagtctaccggattctcccctttctttattgtatatggaagtcatcctgtgtttccggatccttttccagtgtcctcttcaccggttccagccgtagatactctttatcgggagttttctctcatttgggctaagactaagatggctttactcaaggctactcagcatcacaaaatctttgcagatcgtcatcggagggccactcttctcttaaaggtgggagaccaagtatggctatccacccgggacctaagactcaaggttccttctatgaagatggctcctcgatttattggtccgtacaccatcatgcaagtcattaatcctgtatgctttaaattgaaacttcccccttctctgagatgtcataatacttttcatgtctcattactacgaccagtggtactcaataaattctatcgacctccctgtcgtcccccaccaatacaaacctcttctggaactgaattcgaagtcaatcggatcttggcctctcgcagtcttcgtggcaaacagcaatttcttgtccattggaaaggatttggcccagaggagagatcatgggtggacaagcaggaccttcacgctcctagaattctcaaaaagttccttcaaacaggaggaagaagaggagggtatactgtcaggcgccgtccgcacggccgcctgactgcctgaccgcgcgtctggttgctaggcaaccagacgcatcacttccggattccccctgcctgaccccttgctgtatgacgcgccccgttgctaggcaacgggacgctatgtaggattcccggcggcaggtatgacagcgctgcagcgctgatgctgattggacctccacactatttcaacctcttcctgccctataatcagtgccagagtatcaggtcttcctgtctccagcgtttgtgtgttccagttgctgtatttgtccctgacattcctcgtgctgcttgtgacccttttgacccggaccgtttgaccacccctatctggattctgcctttgtactgcactccctgaacgttaccgacccggcttgcctcaccattcttctggatttccctttgtacctcctctacctgaacgttgctgaaccggcctgtctgactaccccttgtatctcgctgtggactctaggaaggaccgcgacctgcgtgtccctgcagcggagtccatacttccttgcgggggttcctggtgaataccaggggcacgttagactccgcgccttcctctgagttgcgccaacaacagcaggtactttctaccagtcatacacccactatcagtcgtgacaggaTGGCGGGGCTGTCCCTACAAAATCAGACAGTTGTAAGGTATAGGCATGGACTTTGTTCTGTCATTGTGATAACTGGGAagctttcttttttcattttcggGACGTATGCTCACTTAGTGGCTAGAATTGCTACCTTACAGTGCTGGGGCCATCTATGTGTTGTTTGTACGATCACCCCGTGTTTGTGTAGGTCTCCCCCAGGTCCTCTGGATTCTTCCCACACTTCCAAACCATACTGTCAGGTtggatatagattgtaagcactcctggagcagggactgatgtggatgagtaaacactctgtaaagcactgcgtaatatgtaggAACTATAGAAATAAATTGCCACAATATATGTGCAATCTGTAATTGCACTTATTGAGCAATAAAGACACTTTGGGCCTCATgtagttaggagcaaagcaaataaaggagaaaatttgcacctcaacaaaaccatgttgccctgcagggggtaaatttaaaatgtggggacaaattaaTAGTTGGAAAGTGGCGTGTCCTGGCTTAATTCTCAACAACTGTGTAAAATAAGCAGTCAGTACTTTTCCTGCATGTAACAAAATGTAGGGGCTGGTGCACCATgattaaaatatactaaattacaatTAGTGAATATCACGAtattcatcacactgcccctacCAATCCCCTCCATTACATCTTTTATTACTGCTTCTCAGAGTGACAGTAGGCAGAGGCACTAAGTGATTATGTTTGTGTGCATGACATTATAACCAGACGCGGGCTGGcagagttcagcccggggggcgcccagacggccgcatcacatgacacgcgatgcggccgcgtcccaTGAcatggccgcatcgcgtgtcatgtgatgcggccgcctgggcgctgacgcggccacatctcgtgtcatgggatgcggccgccgttAAAAAGCAGCCGAAATTGCGTTCTGGGGGCGGGCGGCCCGATTAGCAGTGAAAATGAGCGGCCCGAGGACCgatgcccacctgccccctgggccagcccgcccctgattatAACCGAATCTCAGCAATTACTTTTTTTGAAAATTtcggaacaatggatttccagatgaAATATGCCATACctgtatataaatacacatggggtaataccatacttgccaactttttacaaGTATGAGGACAAAAGGAGGTGGGGTGAATGATATAATTTTGACAACACCCCCGCACACAATGACGCAAAAGTGTAATTTTGACGCTGAGGGTGGGAACGAAATAGCACAATTCACTGAAAATcacgtcatggaggctcccatcctgcccactttactaggaagtgggcatgaTGGACAGGATACGGGAATATGGCCTTCCCGGAAGTCAGGGAGGCCTTCCCGGATTTCGGGAGaatcctggacattccgggagagtgggcaaatatgGGTAGTactaaatgtttctttttttgcagAACTAAGTTTCACATAACACAAATAGCTAAAGTATATGGTAGCTGAAACCAAACAAGCAGGCATCTTGTCATTAGTCTAACTTACACTAGTTTTATGAATGATAATTGATTGGTTGTTGTTAGTACCACATTACCAAATAAGCCTGTTTGGTTTCAAAATGTTAGTTCCTGTTCTTAGGATTAtaatgaatggggggggggggggagtgttacAAACTCAATTATGCAACCTTTTGAATAAAGCCagacaaaaaagcaaaaaataggggaaaatttgcaccttggcaaatgtTGCACTGCAGGAGGGCAAAtctaaaatgtgcggacagatttagagttgggaggaggGTGTCCTAGCTCAGCTCTAtattacagtataaaaataaagctgcccagtatttgtgctacatgcaaaagccaATATGTTCcctacatgcaaataaataaataaataaatgtatttgcactccttgtattgcaatatggtttgtccaggagtaaatgtgcacttttttttgctttgttcctaatTATAAATGAGGCTGTGTACAGGGCTGGTGCCTTTGCTGGAGCTTGCACGTGTGCAGTGCAGCCCCCTTATGCTCCCCCATAACACTGTGCTTATTTCAATCCCTGTTCAGTTCAATGCAGGGACTTGGAATACAAAAGAACACATTGACAGTgccagaaataaatatttttcagtaCATGGCGCCCAATCCCCATGCTTACTGCGCTTACTAAGTTCTGCCGCAACTATCTGTATGTCTTATTTATAAGTAATAAGATGTAATTTGCTCTCTGGCAACAAAAATGAAGTTGCTTCTTAGAATAATCACTTTGACCTTTAATTGCAGGCAATTGCAAATCATTTTGTAAAACACTTGTACTAGATaaactaaataaaccaaacagTATATATGTTTAGTTATATTATTAGTTTTGCAATTTCTTTCTACTTTTTTGTGGTCCTGATAATGTATCAAGCATTGTATATATAATAAGGTGTTTAAAGTATACTTGGTGGTTGGTTGTATTATTGTAATGGGAAGATATAAAGACACAAAAGAGTGGAAAAAAAAGGCAACTAACACAAATATGCTACATCCCATAGACGGAATAATAGTTACAGTAAGATCTATTTGGCTATTATTGGTTGCACCAGATTTGTGCTGCAATATCTTACTAAATAAGCCATTATTAACCCAGGTCACATTCTAAACCCTACAACTTTTTATTATCATTTGTATAGTTTTTGGATGACCATGTGATCATTTTAATTAAACCAGataattttaagttttttattgttaaaattgtaaaaaaaacacaaaatacaaaataacattcTCCCAAAAAACCACAGTCTATTAAGTGCTTCAGTCTTTGGGGAACACATGAATCATGGAGTCCATCAATGTCCTTTCCCTGCAAATGGTCTTCTCTGTTTGGTGATAGGATTGTACAAAGTCAAATGCAGGAATTGCCTAGAAAGGCTAGGTGTAAGAAAAACGCAACACAAACATTGATTGATTTAACAGATACAAAATATCCTCATTATTCCCCCATGCTTAATCCTTAATCCCGGTCATCTCCTCCTCTTCTGTGGAGACTTTATCACGCTTACGGCCGTCTTCAGCAACTCCAGCAGAAGAGCTGCCTCCCCCTGCTTTCTGTTCCTTGCCCTCCACTTGTTGTTCGTTACCTTTGAAGATAACTCCACATCCCAGCAATCTGCGGCAGTGTCCTCTGAATCTGGGATCCAAAAACGCATACAGAACGGGGTTCAGGCAGCTATTGGCATATCCTAAACTGGTGACATAGGGGTGCAGGTTGTTGAGAAAAACATGCAGAGCACAACTCAGAGGCAAAACCTCTGCATTCATCAGCACATAGATGCTCTTCACCAAATGAAAAGGGGCCCAGCATGCCCCAAAAGTGACCACCAGGCCAACCATAATGGCTAATAATCGTCGTTTTCGTCTGGCAACTAGGGGCAAATGGAAGTGGCCTGAGACTCTGCGGCCGATGCCCACGTAGCAGAAAAGGATGATACAAAATGGAGCGACAAAGGATAACAGTGTAGATGAAAATCCCAATCCAGCTTCCCATGAGTTAGTTTGACCACTGCTGTCCACAGATGAGTAGTCCATATAGCACACAGTTCGGTTGTCCCATAGCTCATCCGTCTGTCCTGTATTCCTGAAGATGAGGGCAGGAAGAGCTAGGAGTCCTGCACTTGTCCAAGTAACTATGGTTGCCACTGAGTTGGAAAGTGGAGAACGTGGGTGACCTGGCCCCGGGGAGAGCACAATTACTATGTACCGGTCCAGACTCAGTGCAGTGAGACAGAAAGCGCTGGCATACATATTGAGCAGCACTAGATAACCACTGAGTTTGCAGGCAACCTTACCAAAGGGCCAGTGGTATCCCAGAGAAGCATAGACTGCCCACAGTGGCAGGGTCACAACAAAAGCCAGGTCAGCAAGTGCCAGCTGCAATATAAAGGAGTCCGCGGCCCGTGGCCTGTCCTTGTGACGGTGACTTGCCCATAGCACTAGGCCATTGCCTGTGATGCCTAAGAAGAAGATAAGGAGGTATGCAGCTGGAATCAGCCCTACAGATGGATTCCATTCATCATATTCACAGTCTGGCATCCCCAGAAGGATGGTCAAGTTGTCAGACTCCTCTTCCATCTCAATATTTGGCtgtactgtctgttttctgtatgtcTCTGATTGTACTCTTTATCTGATTATACACTCTCCTTTATAGCTCTCCCCTCCCACCCCAGGACACCCCCACCCTTTTAACAGGCTAGGTGTGTGGAGTTTGgattttaactctttccttaATGCCTTTTGCCTGTTTGTGCTGCTCTCCAAGTTATATGGTAACTCAATTATCATCCCCCTTATTATATCCTGGAGAATAGAGGGTAGTGTGGTGGAGACAGATGGGACTTCAGCAGACATCCTGTGTATGAATCTCACAGGGTCACAGTTATCTGTGTACAATGACCTTCCCCTTTATAAACAGGATAAAGTTACATAATGACCTGTAGATCTTCTCCGGCCATCCTGTATATTCCTTCAGTCTAGCAACTAACAAAACAGACACACTCTGAGCTTCTGAGAAAATGCACAATACACATACAAACATGCCAATGCCAAACTGCCAGGAACAGGGAATAGTGGTTTAGAGGATGTTGTTTTTCAGACACATCTGGAATGCtaattatgttaaaatatttatttatgttgtatGTTCTTTAAAACTATCTTTTTTTGTTATCATATTGGCCACTTTCAATAAGAATTCAAATTGATTTGTATTCCACTGTACAAGTTACTCCACCTTTTGCATACAACAAAACTCACACTGTACTGTTATACTACAAATGCGTTTTTAACATACATAACGCCACATAAATCTTTTGCAATGGTTTACATTCattgcatatttaaatatatagttcTAAATACCAGCTTTCTTACTTTTTATTACCGATTTCCAATACAAAGATAATTGTATCGTCTTATCAATATTTATAGTGCACAtttataaggctgggtacacactacagtgttttcagccgattatcaggccGATCAAACGACCGTTCGGCTCTatatagcattagtgtgtacacttcaaTGATAAacgattatcgtttcaaagcacatcatatcatttcatttgatttttaaactggacttaaactgtcgttcaatgatggaacaatgtcgtttcaaatctgcagtgtgtatgcactcatgactggcagtgtccatagatctctatgcagtgtgcagaatCACGatattttcagccgatggttatgacagatgaagagcacagatttgaaggttaatcgtgtaaaatgtatttggtgtgtacacataaatcggcatgctgacAAGTGCTGCAGAACCCACCAACTCCTTTTTTTTCACATAGAAAAGAAAGCTTGCCATACATTGACCGCAAGAGTACAAGAGGTGCAGTAGAGGGAAATGCTGGGACTCTGCAGGGATTGTCCATGTTAGATAAATGTAttctgttttacagtaattttgctGTTTTGTGGTAAAAGATACTAAattctccctctgtctgtctgtcacccCTAAAATTCTGTCCTGTGAAATTATGTTTTCACCATGCATTATGACAGGAATGGCCctgaaaataatacaaaatatacacaaaaagaCTATTATCGAGCTTCCTACTGCAGCAGCCTAATACAAGCAGAGCTGTGTATAGGTTTGTCCTTTCCCAGAATTTTGAGGGGTCATCAGAAAATTTGTAAAAACCTAAAAGGTTTCTGGGTTTTGTTTTTCTGGTTGCTGCCATTTTATTGATGGCTCCAGAGAGCGAAGATTCTGAAGAAAAATGTGCTTATTCTGCGCCACATGCTGCTAATTTGCAGCTAATATCAAGCAATTGGCCCGACATTACAGCATGTGTGGCCTCAAAATGTCTGTAATGCCCAATAATGATCCAATTTATATGGGTCCGATAACTATTTGGCATGCTGCTGAATGCAAGCCATGAGCCCTATGGCTGGATGACCTCCAATGTGGCCAGCCCTAATAGGGATAGTGTGCAACAGGAATTAGTTAGAATGACATAAACACATAGGGGGCAATAATTACTTACTTAGggagcattcatcatcatcatcatcatcaacatttatttatatagtgcgaaCATGTTCCATAGTgccttacaattggggacaaacacagtaataaacaaactgggtaaaacagacaaagaggtgagagggccatactcacaagcttacaatctatggcttCATTAACTATGACCACTATGGAAGATATATACCAAAACTGCAGCCATGATTTCACCCTACAATATTTCTCAAACAAGAGCAGCATCTCAGCTACACAACTTAAGCCAAAGAGGTGATACATATGTTTATTAGGAGCACACCCGTGTCTTGACAGGAAGAGGCCAGAAACAAAAAATATCCTCCCACACAAATTCAAAGTTGTATCATATCCCCTGAAACACTGTACTGTCATATCCTCATCCACACAACACAACTTCCAACTGTCTCTCTAGGGAACACCGTCTTCTAAATTGCTCCTGCTTGGGCTCTAATATTTTGGATTTATATGGGCAAATCCTTTACTGGCTTCCAAAAGTTCAGTTCAATTTTTTTAAGTTGTTTATAGCTGCGCTAAAAAAATTTCTCACTACATAAAATTAAAACAGATTATTAAACTCAATACAATAAATCCTATTCATACATGTGACAGATATAAATAGATAGTATATACTGACTTTTATTacttcggcaaaagtgagaagtAATTTGTTCTATATACTAAAAGCACAGaacattatatagtattttattttaattgtttactGTTTAAAATGTGACAGgaggtaaaatatatataaaacaactcTGTTGCAGCATGCATTGCTGCAAACAAGGATGgtaatttatgtatgtatgtatttatgaattaaatccagTCACTAAGAATATGTGATGGCCTTTGACAGTGATATGGCATCATGCAGTAAGCAACTATTTTCCTGCATTGATCATTAACCAGCGTTTACTTTAAATGCTGGATCGTACAGTCCTATGCACAAGACTGCTACTACTATACACCTTAATATGTGACTACTCCAACCATACAACTGTACACATGACTTTTGATGCCCTATACGTGTAGACAAGACTGCACTACCATTCACAGGTCACTGCTGTCTATTACACTTGTACAGGTCACTGCTGCACATGTGACTGCTACTACCATACACTTGTACATGTGACTGGTGCTGCCATAGACCTGTATATTTGACTACTCCAACCATACAACTGTATAAGTGACTGCTGCTGCCATACACCTGTACACAAAACTGCTACTACCAGACACTGCTGTGATATTATACCTGTACGTGATTGCTGCAATCATACACTTGCACATGTGACTGCTGCTACATTACCTGTACAAAAGACTGCTACTACCATACACTTGTACATACAAGTGGGTAATGGGTACCCAAGGCTCAGTCCGTGGGGAGccaaggctagcccatctggtccaatcccatagaacaggggtcagggaacttttttaccttttacccccaaatatatttagatacaccgacgttacccccttgatttgaaaggaagtaaatcatatattattaattattggaattcaaaattttattgaatctactCAAAATTTaattgaaagcttcaacttcaaaacttcaggttttggagaaatgatgttgcttcatttttgatgcgaaagcatcaatattggggcattttgatgtcagagcaatttggatacagtcttcaacgtccaattgatttctctgctttttttttatgttcgttagagtggaaaatccttgtacgcaaaggtaggttgttgcaaaaggcagcaaatttttgactgcctcctcatgtgcaattttgatgcctttgcagctgttgacatccaaaaatatgacagatctgctttgttttcaaatgcaatacctgcttcattattgcatcgaagcacaagaagtgcctctgccaacccttgaggctcttctgatacaacagcaatttcacatttaaagggatctacaatccaactgacagcatgtgaatcggcagcattaccctcaggaatttcatttttaccccatttgtggtaatttacccctgttccctgaccactgccatAGAAgatctactgtagcacaaattgctgaaaatttaATGCTGCCTATGGAAGagaagtgtcagaacacacagagctaCACAGCTTGCTGCGCATGGAAGACGGTGGCCTGGTCTGAAGAATCACggtttcttttacattatgtggatggccgggtgtgTGCTTCGcttcctggggaagagatggcaggatgcactatgagaatAAGGCAAGCTGGtgagggcagtgtgatgctcttggtaatgttctgctgggaaaacttgggtcctggcattcatgaggatgttactttgacaagtaccatcaacctaaacattgttgcagaccaagtacaccctttcatggcaatgttattccctgatggcagtggcctctttcagaaggataatgccccctgccacactgtaaaaattgttcaggaatggtttaaggaacataacaaagagttcaaggtgttgacttggcctcaaattcctcagatctcaatctgactgagcatttgtgggatgtgctggaaaaacaagttttagccatggaggccccacctcgcaacttacaggacttaaaggacctgctgctaacatcttggagccagataccaaaggacacattcagaggtcttgtggagttcatgcattgatgggtcagagctgtttttgtAGCACAAGTGCACTGGCGGAACCCCCCCTTCCTCCCACCGTTGAATTGTGGCCCAGATGTCCGAACAAAAGGAATGACAGGGCagagccaaccaatcagagtgaaggaggggcgtgGCTATGCTAAATCCTTCCCCCCTAAAGAAAAGTTTAGGTCCGCCACTGCACAAGGCGGACCCACACAATATTAAGCAAGTGTTTTTAATGTTGCCTGGTGTTAATgtagttttttgggggttttttttatattgaagctcAAGGTGCGTGCTCCAATCACCCAGTGCCGTGCAAAAACAGTGCTGGGGGTTTGGGACTTTAGACCCTTCCCAAAAAGGAAAGGGCCCTGTTGCTCCCTTTCCCCTGAAGCCAAAAGTCCTTTTTGGAGGAAAGAGATCTTCGGACACCTCTTCGCCGAAGCTAGGGTGTGCCCCTTTACATCCCCGACCCTCGGAGCCATAAGGCCCCTTagagggcaagggtcttcaggactACCTCTGCCGCAAGGCTCAGGCAGCCCCCTTTACCTCAAGTTCGGCCTAAGCTTTCCCCGGGGGATTGGCTCTTCAACTCTCCCCATAAGGAGAGAGTCTCAGACAACTGAGGGAGAGGGCTGCCCCTTAGGATCAAACCCAAACCCAAAAACGTGCAAACGAAAATCAACCAAAAAATGAAATTCGTGCAAAAAAAGTGCTGTGCTGTATATAAGTGCCATagtttcaataaataaaaaataaaaaagtgcccataagccccagcctaatggctgaaGGGTGTAAAAATTGTTCTGGCCCAGCCAAAAGGCCGGGACCaagaaaatataaagtggtgCAGGGTTCGCTCTCAGTGTATTGTGCTCCGTGCCTTACTCTTTACATGTGATAGTGCATCACCACCACCCGTGCATTTTCAGGTCAACTCCGGGCCCTGGCCCCTGGAGGCACAGACACCTCGAGCAGCCAAGTCACCACCAGCCTTCTGGCGTCAGACCAAGGAAACCCATCCCTTCCAGGGCATTCGGTTACCCCTTCTAggacagatactacacttgatcttaaccaaaaggcagagaagcgaGTAGCCTGGTGTTAATGTAGTTGGCACAGTTGAATAAATGGACAAAAATGACATTAAATATGCAATGAATGTAAACCATTGCAAAAGATTTATGTGGCGTATATGTATGTGACAAAGAACCCACCTGTGGTAACACATAGAAGTGGATACTGAGTAGGGAAATGAAATGACTTGCTGAGATGACCTTGCTTAGCACCAAAGTGTCCCCGGAAATTATCCAATAATATTAGCAAGTATCCATCATATCCCATCTGCATACCTCCTATTGTACCAAGCGACAGCCATTATTTCAGGGCAGTTTCCTGTCATCCTGAGGTTTTTGTCCCGATTCCAGAACAATTGGTAGATGTGTCCTACTAATCCTGGTGTTCATTCATTACCATGTGTTCTCTCTTTCTGAACAAGGTTTGCCTTACACTGCGTGACTAAGGTAACTAATTATTCAATGCAGTCCCTGGTGACATTCgaagtacaaaataaaaataccaaaGTGTGTCAAATTgcccaaaaaatattaaaattggtGACTGTGCTACGTGACTATAACAACAAAAATATGCTAATATGACACTTGTGACCTTTAGTCACAACAGTGTAGAATCATGATAAGGGAATTAAATTTGTAGTTATT
The nucleotide sequence above comes from Mixophyes fleayi isolate aMixFle1 chromosome 6, aMixFle1.hap1, whole genome shotgun sequence. Encoded proteins:
- the LOC142160386 gene encoding apelin receptor-like, whose translation is MEEESDNLTILLGMPDCEYDEWNPSVGLIPAAYLLIFFLGITGNGLVLWASHRHKDRPRAADSFILQLALADLAFVVTLPLWAVYASLGYHWPFGKVACKLSGYLVLLNMYASAFCLTALSLDRYIVIVLSPGPGHPRSPLSNSVATIVTWTSAGLLALPALIFRNTGQTDELWDNRTVCYMDYSSVDSSGQTNSWEAGLGFSSTLLSFVAPFCIILFCYVGIGRRVSGHFHLPLVARRKRRLLAIMVGLVVTFGACWAPFHLVKSIYVLMNAEVLPLSCALHVFLNNLHPYVTSLGYANSCLNPVLYAFLDPRFRGHCRRLLGCGVIFKGNEQQVEGKEQKAGGGSSSAGVAEDGRKRDKVSTEEEEMTGIKD